One window of the Salvia splendens isolate huo1 chromosome 1, SspV2, whole genome shotgun sequence genome contains the following:
- the LOC121754783 gene encoding glutamic acid-rich protein-like, with protein sequence MEVTAEVASLTCAAGPLSFLFLIVKAHYTAQLENFAKLLMLTTMKGQSEAVDAEGGAGEESDGEAAAAGASGEDDGEGEYSEEGEQENEANSNSKAKGGAGAGEEDDDEENDAANEHDDEDDEDDEDDENEDGDDPDVAEDEDEEPEDDDEEEEEDEEEEELQPPKKRKK encoded by the exons ATGGAGGTGACAGCTGAAGTGGCTTCGCTAACGTGCGCGGCGGGGCCGCTGTCCTTCCTTTTCCTCATAGTCAAAGCTCACTACACAGCTCAG TTGGAGAATTTTGCAAAACTACTGATGCTGACTACAATGAAAGGCCAATCGGAAGCTGTTGATGCCGAGGGAGGAGCTGGTGAGGAGAGCGACGGCGAAGCTGCTGCCGCTGGTGCTTCGGGAGAGGATGATGGCGAAGGGGAGTATTCTGAGGAAGGCGAACAGGAGAACGAGGCCAACAGCAACAGCAAGGCCAAGGGGGGAGCAGGGGCCGGTGAAGAGGATGATGACGAGGAAAATGATGCTGCCAACGAGCACGATGATGAGGACGATGAAGATGACGAAGACGATGAGAATGAGGACGGGGACGACCCGGATGTAGCTGAGGACGAGGATGAGGAGCCAGAGGATGACgatgaggaggaagaagaagacgaagaagaagaggaactTCAGCctccgaagaagagaaagaagtgA